In the genome of Deinococcus deserti VCD115, one region contains:
- a CDS encoding potassium channel family protein, whose product MKIKQCLVIGLGRFGTAVATTLYEMGHEVVAIDQNEENVERVMNLVTHAAIVDATDERALRSIGAQDFDVVVVAIGTDVQANILATMNAKSLGAPYVVCKAVDEMARRVLERIGADLVIRPEHDMGVRLARQIATPNIVDTLDLGGDYAIVEIEANERLRGTLRDLNLTGRFSVQVIAVSRAGKVEVTPRAEHEVRHHDRLVVIGNSHSIDDLRRYLGE is encoded by the coding sequence ATGAAGATCAAGCAATGCCTTGTTATCGGCCTGGGGCGGTTCGGAACCGCCGTCGCCACCACGCTCTACGAGATGGGCCACGAGGTGGTCGCCATTGATCAGAACGAGGAGAACGTGGAGCGCGTCATGAACCTCGTGACCCACGCGGCCATCGTGGACGCCACCGATGAGCGGGCGCTGCGGTCCATCGGGGCGCAGGACTTCGACGTCGTGGTGGTGGCCATCGGTACCGATGTGCAGGCCAACATTCTGGCCACCATGAACGCCAAGAGCCTGGGAGCCCCCTACGTGGTGTGCAAGGCTGTTGACGAGATGGCCCGCCGGGTGCTGGAGCGCATTGGGGCCGACCTGGTCATTCGCCCGGAACATGACATGGGCGTGCGGCTGGCCCGGCAGATTGCTACCCCCAATATCGTGGACACCCTGGACCTGGGCGGCGATTACGCGATTGTGGAAATCGAGGCCAACGAGCGCTTACGTGGCACCCTGCGGGACCTGAACCTCACCGGGCGCTTCAGCGTGCAGGTGATTGCCGTGAGCCGCGCCGGCAAGGTGGAGGTGACTCCCCGCGCCGAGCATGAGGTGCGTCACCATGACCGTCTGGTTGTCATTGGCAACAGTCACAGCATCGATGACCTGCGCCGCTACCTTGGCGAATAA
- a CDS encoding TrkH family potassium uptake protein, translating to MTLTPLSPRPQRTLISRLQPPQLIALVYIVGIVVGTLLLHLPGVTTPGAKLNSIDLLFTATSAICITGLVVADTAEVFTRTGQVIIILLSQIGGLGIIAFGTLFALLAGRRVNFTERQHLVQQINALNVGSVLSLVRTIFLYTMVAEAAGAALLALRFVPQFGWGEGLYHAVFHSISAYNNAGFVVMPGGMAQYAQDPLVSGVIALQIILGGLGFLVQLNVLAHWRSPRRNRLLVYSKLTLSTTAALLVLGTLALLLLEWHNTRTLGDLGMGGRLLTAFFQSVTPRSGGFATVDIESLTNASLFLMIALMFIGANSGSTGGGIKTSTFAILLGSAWNLVSGRTELITFKRRILPENVVRAGTITTIYTLLVFTAFFAMLVTNPELGFTHLLFETVSAAATVGLTMNTTHLVNDPGLLILTVLMYLGRIGPVTFALALNQRQQRRNAIKYPAEQDILVG from the coding sequence ATGACCTTGACTCCTTTGTCTCCCCGGCCTCAGCGGACCCTGATTTCGCGGCTTCAACCTCCGCAACTCATTGCCCTGGTCTACATCGTGGGAATCGTGGTGGGGACCCTGCTGCTGCATCTGCCCGGCGTGACGACCCCAGGGGCGAAGCTCAACAGCATCGATCTGCTGTTTACGGCCACCAGCGCCATCTGTATTACCGGTCTGGTTGTCGCCGACACTGCGGAGGTCTTTACCCGCACGGGACAGGTCATCATTATTCTGCTTTCGCAGATTGGCGGCCTGGGCATCATCGCGTTCGGAACGCTGTTCGCCCTGTTGGCAGGACGGCGCGTGAACTTCACCGAGCGCCAGCATCTGGTGCAGCAGATCAATGCACTGAACGTAGGCAGCGTGCTGTCTCTCGTGCGGACCATTTTCCTGTACACCATGGTGGCGGAGGCCGCTGGGGCGGCTCTGCTGGCGCTGCGCTTCGTGCCTCAGTTCGGCTGGGGTGAGGGCCTGTACCACGCGGTCTTTCACTCCATCAGTGCTTACAACAACGCGGGCTTTGTGGTGATGCCCGGTGGCATGGCCCAGTACGCCCAGGATCCACTGGTGTCCGGTGTGATTGCCCTGCAGATTATTCTCGGTGGCCTGGGTTTCCTGGTGCAGCTCAACGTGCTGGCCCACTGGCGCAGCCCCCGGCGTAACCGCCTGCTGGTGTACAGCAAGCTTACGCTGAGCACGACGGCTGCGCTGCTGGTGCTGGGCACGTTGGCGCTGCTGCTGCTGGAATGGCACAACACCCGGACGCTTGGAGACCTGGGCATGGGGGGACGGCTGCTGACGGCCTTTTTTCAGAGTGTCACTCCGCGCTCCGGCGGCTTCGCTACGGTGGATATAGAAAGCCTGACCAACGCCAGTCTCTTTCTGATGATCGCCCTGATGTTTATCGGTGCCAACAGCGGTTCAACCGGCGGAGGCATCAAGACGAGCACCTTTGCCATTCTTCTGGGCAGTGCCTGGAATCTGGTCAGCGGCCGGACCGAGCTGATCACCTTCAAGCGGCGCATCCTGCCGGAGAACGTCGTGCGGGCCGGGACCATCACCACCATTTACACCCTGCTGGTGTTCACGGCATTTTTTGCCATGCTGGTCACCAATCCGGAGCTGGGCTTTACCCATCTGCTGTTCGAGACCGTCAGTGCCGCCGCCACCGTGGGCCTCACCATGAACACCACCCATCTCGTCAATGACCCAGGTCTGCTGATTCTGACCGTGCTGATGTACCTGGGCCGTATCGGACCCGTGACCTTCGCGCTGGCCCTCAATCAGCGCCAGCAACGGCGCAACGCCATCAAGTACCCGGCTGAACAGGACATCCTGGTGGGGTAA
- a CDS encoding methyltransferase domain-containing protein has product MPRSPARSDRPAQRGQAPSGRKASRPKTDHRTRQPANEYELEVLSGLERVAATELEAVPLARDIRGLRFWFPGDPQRLTRLRSAVATYRVRNWDVPRPRGLLGHQQLGELTEFLHSVVAFGGHASFRLGAAGKESTVMQRLAEELEERLNLPHKPEDGELLIRLRPQEQGGWDVLARITPRPLTARPWRVCNMTGGLNASIAYATHKLAGQRDIDRIFNPMSGSGTLLVERALMGPYDALVGVDIDPKAVECSRSNLKAAGREVEVAMVDALHTGLPARSFDLVVADLPWGDAIGTHGGNEVLYPAFLTEMHRLTSRQGRVAVITHEIRLFERLLRDQSKWHAHELLQVYSGGHWPKVYLLTKR; this is encoded by the coding sequence ATGCCCCGCTCCCCCGCACGTTCCGACCGCCCCGCTCAACGGGGACAGGCCCCGTCCGGGCGCAAGGCCAGTCGTCCTAAAACCGACCACCGCACGCGTCAGCCTGCCAATGAATATGAACTGGAGGTCCTGAGTGGCCTTGAGCGTGTGGCTGCCACCGAACTTGAGGCGGTGCCGCTGGCCCGCGATATCCGTGGTCTGCGTTTCTGGTTTCCTGGAGACCCACAGCGACTGACGCGGCTGCGCTCCGCAGTCGCGACCTACCGGGTGCGCAACTGGGACGTGCCGCGTCCGCGCGGGCTGCTGGGGCACCAGCAGTTAGGGGAGTTGACCGAGTTCCTCCACAGTGTGGTGGCTTTCGGGGGGCACGCCTCCTTCCGTCTGGGCGCTGCAGGCAAGGAATCCACGGTGATGCAACGCCTGGCCGAAGAACTTGAGGAGCGCCTGAACCTGCCCCACAAGCCTGAAGACGGCGAACTGCTGATCCGCCTGCGCCCCCAGGAGCAGGGAGGCTGGGACGTGCTGGCCCGCATTACTCCCCGCCCCCTGACAGCGCGCCCCTGGCGGGTATGCAACATGACCGGCGGCCTGAATGCCAGCATTGCCTACGCGACTCACAAGCTGGCCGGACAGCGCGACATTGACCGCATTTTCAACCCTATGAGCGGCAGTGGCACGCTGCTGGTCGAGCGCGCCCTGATGGGCCCGTACGACGCGCTGGTGGGGGTAGATATCGATCCCAAGGCGGTCGAATGTTCCCGCAGTAACCTGAAAGCCGCTGGCCGCGAAGTGGAAGTGGCCATGGTGGACGCGCTGCATACCGGGTTGCCGGCACGCAGCTTCGATCTGGTCGTCGCGGACCTGCCCTGGGGCGACGCCATTGGCACCCACGGCGGAAACGAGGTTCTGTACCCGGCCTTCCTGACCGAGATGCATCGCCTGACCAGCCGTCAGGGACGCGTGGCGGTCATTACCCACGAGATTCGTCTGTTCGAGCGCCTGTTGCGCGATCAGAGCAAATGGCACGCCCACGAGCTGCTGCAGGTGTACAGCGGTGGTCACTGGCCCAAGGTTTATCTGCTGACCAAGCGCTGA
- a CDS encoding Gfo/Idh/MocA family protein, giving the protein MTASQAPFRWGILGAARIAQALIPAIRAAGGEVTALGVRDPHNERSRAFSREWNVPLVGGYQDVINADVDAVYNPLPNDVHLPWTLAALRAGKHALTEKPLSLNADQAQELAAAAEDSGKVLLEAFAYRFQPHVARVRELVQSGVLGDVRVVRGAFGFPLNNPDDFRWNASQGGGALYDVGCYVVNLTRLLLGEPQSVSAQARWTSGGVDLGLSGVLRYSGALASVDCAFDWGPAPTQRLSVVGTAGVLEVDGVFGSHAGEPVVLRLTTADGLQHEEVALVNAYAAMVEHFQQVARGETPALYPPADAVAQARVLDALFASARSGQQVDFTAPAT; this is encoded by the coding sequence ATGACTGCATCTCAGGCGCCGTTTCGTTGGGGCATCCTGGGGGCCGCGCGTATTGCGCAGGCCCTGATTCCGGCCATCCGCGCTGCTGGGGGAGAGGTGACGGCGCTGGGAGTGCGTGACCCGCACAACGAGCGGTCCCGCGCCTTTTCACGGGAATGGAATGTTCCGCTGGTGGGTGGGTATCAGGACGTGATCAATGCCGACGTGGACGCGGTGTACAATCCGCTTCCCAACGACGTGCATCTGCCCTGGACGCTGGCGGCCCTGCGGGCGGGCAAGCACGCCCTGACCGAAAAGCCGCTGTCCCTGAACGCTGATCAGGCACAGGAGCTGGCAGCCGCAGCTGAAGACAGCGGCAAGGTGCTTCTGGAAGCTTTCGCGTACCGCTTTCAGCCGCATGTGGCCCGGGTGCGTGAGCTGGTGCAGTCCGGAGTGCTGGGCGACGTCCGGGTGGTCCGGGGCGCATTCGGATTTCCACTGAACAATCCTGACGACTTCCGCTGGAATGCCTCTCAGGGCGGCGGGGCGCTGTATGACGTGGGCTGTTATGTGGTGAACCTGACCCGGCTTCTGCTGGGCGAGCCCCAGTCGGTCAGTGCGCAGGCCCGCTGGACATCTGGAGGGGTGGACCTGGGCCTCAGTGGGGTGCTGCGTTACTCCGGCGCGCTGGCCAGTGTGGACTGCGCCTTTGACTGGGGTCCTGCGCCCACACAGCGCCTGAGCGTGGTTGGAACAGCGGGCGTACTGGAAGTGGATGGGGTCTTCGGCAGCCATGCAGGCGAACCGGTGGTTCTGAGGCTCACGACTGCGGATGGCTTGCAGCACGAGGAAGTTGCCCTGGTGAATGCCTACGCGGCCATGGTGGAACATTTTCAGCAGGTGGCGCGCGGTGAGACCCCAGCGCTTTACCCTCCGGCAGACGCCGTGGCGCAGGCCCGGGTGCTCGACGCACTGTTTGCCTCGGCGCGCAGTGGTCAACAGGTGGACTTCACGGCACCGGCCACCTGA
- a CDS encoding DNA internalization-related competence protein ComEC/Rec2, which translates to MERSGSRVAWTILLALGVIGGIQLGLGTQWSALVLVAGVALAVWDARPLLAGLTLIGAMAGYAALRTQQAQPDRLAPWTGAQVTLRGDWDGQLLTLADPRGRVVLSPKPEARPGPLVVSGRLVRPEGQRTPGGFDQAAWLRAQGGLLTPAPTGVLAGARLRQQAPEDGLRGWFRRGLVAGLPPREAALMQAIELGDRSEISRQEFQDGSGIRDAFARAGLAHLMALSGQNVALITALLLWLLARSPLNVAVRYGLGAGLLLVYLFALVGVSPSITRAVIMGFTVLVALAVGRGRPDPLGLIALAATACLLAFPLWLTDVGFQLSFLAVLALTQSARLADRLPERWPRALRLALSATVLAELGTLPVIASTFGELPLVGLPANLLAGGVMAVLVPLGFVAGLLGPLGGVVNLAVEPLAGLLLGIVEVFGRAPVLSWGQIAPVGVASYALCALAGVLWLRGQVRAQVVLGTVLACTALTLLPGQLRPAREVVFLDVGQGDATLIRVPQLTMLVDAGGSVGSDYDVGERTVIPALRAMGVHKLDVAVATHADTDHIEGLSSVLRNLPVGELWIGHRKAGDPLVDDLLAVAAQRGVAVREVRRGDRVQADGATLTVLWPPGHVWSTEDNENSVALSLESGGWRTALLGDLPSDTEAALGTGHLDVLKAAHHGSRHSTGAALLQQAAPAHTVISVGRNTYGHPHPDVLEKLRQAGSRIWRTDQTGTIRWPVP; encoded by the coding sequence ATGGAACGTTCGGGCAGCCGGGTGGCCTGGACGATTCTGCTGGCTCTGGGCGTCATTGGCGGGATTCAGCTGGGGCTGGGAACTCAGTGGAGCGCGCTGGTTCTGGTGGCAGGCGTGGCTCTGGCGGTATGGGACGCGCGGCCGCTGCTGGCTGGACTCACGCTCATTGGCGCCATGGCGGGCTACGCGGCGCTGCGCACCCAGCAGGCGCAACCTGACCGGCTGGCGCCCTGGACAGGCGCACAGGTCACCTTGCGCGGCGACTGGGACGGTCAGCTGCTGACCCTGGCTGACCCCCGGGGCCGGGTGGTCCTGTCGCCCAAACCGGAGGCCCGTCCCGGACCGCTGGTGGTCAGCGGCCGGCTGGTCCGTCCTGAAGGTCAGCGCACCCCGGGTGGCTTTGACCAGGCCGCGTGGTTGCGGGCTCAGGGAGGGCTGTTGACTCCGGCGCCCACCGGGGTTCTCGCCGGCGCCAGGCTCCGGCAGCAGGCCCCTGAGGATGGTCTGCGCGGGTGGTTCCGCCGTGGGCTGGTGGCTGGTCTGCCTCCCCGGGAAGCCGCCCTGATGCAGGCCATCGAACTGGGCGACCGAAGTGAGATCAGCCGTCAGGAATTCCAGGACGGCTCTGGTATACGCGACGCTTTTGCCCGCGCCGGGCTGGCACACCTGATGGCCCTGTCGGGGCAGAATGTTGCGCTGATCACAGCCCTGCTGTTGTGGCTGCTTGCCCGGTCCCCCTTGAACGTGGCTGTGCGTTACGGGCTGGGAGCCGGCCTGCTGCTGGTGTATCTGTTCGCACTGGTCGGAGTGTCACCCAGCATCACGCGGGCGGTCATCATGGGCTTCACTGTCCTGGTGGCACTGGCAGTGGGCCGCGGCCGACCCGACCCGCTGGGTCTGATTGCGCTGGCGGCCACAGCCTGTCTGCTGGCTTTTCCACTGTGGCTGACCGACGTGGGCTTTCAGCTGTCGTTCCTGGCTGTGCTGGCCCTGACGCAGTCGGCGCGGCTGGCGGACCGGCTCCCAGAACGCTGGCCACGTGCCTTGCGGCTGGCCCTGTCTGCCACCGTACTGGCGGAACTGGGCACACTCCCGGTTATTGCCTCCACGTTTGGAGAACTGCCGCTGGTGGGGCTGCCAGCCAATCTGCTGGCCGGAGGAGTGATGGCTGTGCTGGTCCCGCTGGGCTTCGTTGCGGGGCTGCTGGGTCCCCTGGGCGGGGTCGTGAATCTGGCAGTCGAGCCACTGGCGGGCCTGCTGCTGGGCATCGTGGAGGTCTTCGGGCGGGCTCCGGTGCTTTCCTGGGGCCAGATCGCACCTGTGGGTGTAGCTTCCTACGCGCTGTGTGCGCTGGCTGGCGTGCTGTGGCTGCGGGGGCAGGTGCGCGCCCAGGTGGTTCTGGGGACCGTGCTGGCCTGCACCGCGCTGACGCTGCTGCCCGGCCAGTTGCGGCCTGCCCGGGAGGTCGTCTTTCTGGACGTGGGTCAGGGCGACGCGACCCTGATCCGAGTGCCGCAGCTGACCATGCTGGTGGACGCTGGAGGGTCTGTCGGCAGTGACTACGATGTGGGCGAACGGACGGTAATTCCTGCCCTGCGGGCCATGGGCGTGCACAAGCTGGACGTAGCAGTGGCCACCCACGCCGATACGGATCACATCGAAGGTTTAAGCAGCGTTCTGCGTAACCTGCCCGTCGGAGAGCTGTGGATCGGCCACCGCAAGGCGGGCGACCCCCTGGTGGATGACCTGCTGGCCGTCGCTGCCCAGCGGGGCGTGGCGGTGCGTGAGGTCAGGCGAGGCGACCGTGTGCAGGCTGACGGCGCGACGCTTACCGTCCTGTGGCCCCCAGGACACGTCTGGTCCACCGAGGACAATGAGAACAGTGTCGCCCTGAGCCTGGAGTCGGGGGGATGGCGCACAGCGCTGCTGGGTGATTTGCCCAGCGACACTGAGGCGGCGTTGGGGACTGGCCATCTGGACGTGCTGAAAGCGGCGCATCACGGGAGCCGGCACAGCACCGGAGCAGCGCTGTTACAGCAGGCCGCCCCAGCCCATACGGTGATCAGCGTGGGACGCAATACCTACGGCCACCCCCATCCGGATGTTCTGGAGAAGCTGCGTCAGGCAGGCAGCCGGATCTGGCGCACCGATCAGACCGGAACCATCAGGTGGCCGGTGCCGTGA
- a CDS encoding ComEA family DNA-binding protein, whose product MLLKEQGWTAVLGAGVLLVGVLSLWPVLFPAPRLPAVTRVTLPPVSGAQPGRAPEYPTTSNITPLISGRLNLNIASMEQLEALPKVGPALAQRIVEGRPYHSLADLDRVKGVGPGTLKVLEPLVSF is encoded by the coding sequence ATGCTTCTCAAGGAACAGGGATGGACCGCTGTACTCGGCGCCGGCGTGCTGCTGGTCGGGGTGCTGAGCCTTTGGCCGGTGCTGTTTCCCGCCCCGCGTCTGCCGGCGGTGACCCGGGTCACCCTGCCGCCTGTCTCCGGGGCGCAGCCCGGCAGAGCCCCCGAATACCCGACAACTTCCAACATCACCCCCCTGATTTCCGGCCGGCTGAACCTGAACATAGCTTCTATGGAGCAGCTTGAAGCTCTGCCCAAAGTCGGCCCAGCTCTGGCCCAGCGAATTGTGGAAGGCCGGCCCTACCACTCGCTGGCCGACCTTGACCGGGTCAAGGGTGTAGGCCCAGGAACGCTGAAGGTCCTGGAGCCACTGGTGTCCTTCTGA
- the rpmH gene encoding 50S ribosomal protein L34: MKRTYQPNVRKRAKTHGFRARMKTKSGRNILARRRAKGRHQLTVADE, translated from the coding sequence ATGAAGCGTACCTATCAGCCCAACGTCCGCAAGCGGGCCAAGACCCACGGCTTCCGCGCCCGCATGAAGACCAAGTCCGGCCGGAATATCCTCGCGCGCCGCCGCGCGAAGGGCCGTCACCAGCTCACCGTCGCCGACGAGTAA
- the rnpA gene encoding ribonuclease P protein component gives MALASLRGDREFRKVRQHGVVVRDPLFTLRLTEYRPRYGETWKPRAIFGIVVPKKSLKRAVDRNRARRRVREALRTLPGGLPPCRAILMPNPSILRASFGDIQAALGKALAKAPGRVKGRKGGGNPRAPGTVSPGVTSEGFTS, from the coding sequence GTGGCGCTGGCTTCTTTACGGGGCGACCGTGAGTTCCGCAAGGTCCGGCAGCACGGTGTAGTGGTCCGCGATCCGCTGTTCACCCTGCGCCTGACGGAATACCGGCCGCGCTACGGGGAAACCTGGAAGCCAAGAGCCATCTTTGGCATCGTGGTGCCCAAGAAGTCGCTGAAGCGCGCAGTGGACCGCAACCGGGCCCGCCGCCGCGTCCGTGAGGCGCTGCGGACCCTGCCGGGTGGCCTGCCGCCCTGCCGTGCCATCCTGATGCCCAATCCGTCAATTCTGCGCGCCTCTTTTGGTGACATACAGGCAGCCTTGGGGAAAGCTCTTGCCAAGGCTCCTGGCCGGGTCAAAGGGCGGAAGGGTGGCGGGAACCCACGCGCGCCAGGCACCGTATCCCCAGGTGTGACTTCCGAAGGATTCACCTCATGA
- the yidD gene encoding membrane protein insertion efficiency factor YidD: protein MSLASRGLVRVIRAYQRELSPRKPSPTCRFIPTCSQYAVEAIERHGALKGGWLATWRIMRCNPLVPGGVDPVPERFPQGRKTHP from the coding sequence ATGAGCCTGGCCTCACGTGGGCTGGTCCGCGTGATCCGGGCCTATCAGCGCGAGCTGTCGCCGCGTAAGCCCTCACCCACTTGCCGGTTTATCCCTACCTGCTCTCAGTATGCTGTGGAGGCCATCGAACGCCACGGCGCCCTGAAGGGCGGCTGGCTGGCCACCTGGCGAATCATGCGCTGTAATCCTCTCGTCCCGGGCGGGGTAGACCCCGTGCCGGAACGTTTTCCTCAAGGCAGAAAAACACATCCATGA
- the yidC gene encoding membrane protein insertase YidC produces the protein MKTQHLLPLAALGALLLTGCGQTGPLPTFGKAINPEWIRADFDGIRGDEYIATSNLQDVVFNARGEVIGWYVKNYAGTPFIKRRSDGTYDFSALKNGKSIINMVGTRKSLVVQADGLDPAQPATVTTPKVTSDLPKNRQDAVFRYTQGGITVTKTVTLHPRNYKMDVRTSVEGGPEQYTLLFPGLGNAENPRVQALPASGEPAAAQGSGTLEVENIQYAALQEVPSGMNSQVALATIVRPQQGTRADVALTGGRQGLIQVRLEGDSSLEVYGGRNELIHLYQSGYTELPGLFEPNFFGKISLMIVKLMESLYKFIGNWGLVLVALTLLLRLIMWPLMQAQGRTTARMQIMQPKIKEIQEKYKDKRDMESQRAMQSEMQQLYRDYNFNPAGCFSTLLPFPVLIALWSTIRNFEFDSGFLWLPDLAIPDPFYILALIYLVVNIGQLYVMTRKTPDMFKQQAFIYLIFLYFALTFPAGVTIYIILSTLIGIIQQVIINKQVERETANLGQTVQKASAGGKGQTIVASAGKSNKKAAKVIDAPKND, from the coding sequence ATGAAGACACAACACCTGCTTCCCCTGGCCGCCCTTGGCGCCCTGCTGCTGACCGGCTGCGGGCAGACCGGGCCGCTGCCGACGTTCGGCAAGGCCATCAATCCCGAGTGGATCCGCGCTGATTTCGACGGTATCCGTGGCGACGAGTACATCGCCACCAGCAACCTGCAGGACGTGGTGTTCAACGCCCGTGGCGAAGTGATTGGCTGGTACGTCAAGAACTACGCCGGCACGCCGTTTATCAAGCGGCGCAGCGACGGCACCTACGACTTCAGCGCTCTGAAAAACGGCAAGAGCATCATCAACATGGTGGGGACGCGCAAGTCACTGGTCGTCCAGGCCGACGGGCTTGATCCCGCTCAGCCGGCCACAGTCACCACACCGAAGGTCACCTCCGACCTGCCCAAAAACCGTCAGGACGCCGTGTTCCGCTATACACAGGGCGGCATCACAGTCACCAAGACCGTGACGCTGCATCCGCGGAATTACAAGATGGATGTCAGGACCTCTGTCGAGGGCGGACCAGAGCAGTACACCCTGCTGTTCCCCGGGCTTGGGAATGCTGAGAACCCGCGTGTGCAGGCGCTTCCAGCCAGCGGGGAGCCGGCTGCCGCGCAGGGCAGCGGGACGCTGGAAGTCGAGAACATTCAGTACGCAGCGCTGCAGGAAGTGCCGAGTGGCATGAACAGCCAGGTGGCGCTGGCAACCATCGTGCGTCCACAGCAGGGGACCAGGGCCGACGTTGCCCTCACGGGCGGCCGTCAGGGTCTGATTCAGGTGAGGTTGGAGGGCGACAGCAGCCTGGAAGTGTATGGCGGCCGTAACGAGCTGATCCATCTGTACCAAAGCGGGTATACCGAACTGCCGGGCCTGTTCGAGCCCAACTTCTTCGGGAAGATCAGCTTGATGATCGTGAAGCTGATGGAGTCCCTGTACAAGTTCATCGGCAACTGGGGGCTGGTGCTGGTCGCGCTCACGCTGTTACTGAGACTCATCATGTGGCCATTGATGCAGGCGCAGGGCCGTACCACCGCCCGCATGCAGATCATGCAGCCCAAGATCAAAGAGATTCAGGAGAAGTACAAGGACAAGCGCGATATGGAGTCGCAGCGCGCCATGCAGTCCGAAATGCAGCAGCTTTACCGCGACTACAACTTCAACCCTGCCGGCTGCTTTTCTACCCTGCTGCCGTTCCCGGTCCTGATCGCGCTGTGGTCCACCATCCGTAACTTCGAGTTCGACAGCGGCTTCCTGTGGCTGCCGGACCTGGCTATTCCGGACCCCTTCTACATCCTGGCGCTCATCTACCTGGTCGTGAACATCGGGCAGCTGTACGTGATGACGCGCAAGACGCCTGACATGTTCAAGCAGCAGGCGTTTATCTACTTGATCTTCCTGTACTTCGCCCTGACCTTCCCGGCGGGTGTGACGATCTACATCATTCTGTCCACACTGATCGGCATCATTCAGCAGGTCATCATCAACAAGCAGGTCGAGCGCGAGACGGCCAATCTGGGTCAGACCGTGCAGAAAGCTTCGGCTGGAGGCAAGGGCCAGACCATCGTGGCCAGCGCCGGCAAGAGCAACAAGAAGGCCGCCAAGGTCATTGACGCACCCAAGAACGACTGA
- a CDS encoding C39 family peptidase — translation MRLPVLLLSAGLLVGAAAFGVGQLQAPRAASAHATAPAAAPVSPVPETAPAKEHAEPETPAPATPEPTASPVEASPVVTPVPAPAALPARASIPGIRHEYQRLNNCGPVTIGMALSRWGSAVNQYDIAPRLKPSSGDVNVSPEELADYARSQGMDVHLARGGDRTLLRRLLAAGFPVIVETWFVTPDSGGMGHYRLLTGYDDAAMRFSALDSYLGPLRMDYVGFDRLWRSFGRTYLVVSAPEKTAQVRELLGFRADPLAAKQENLRVAQAEANRLGDAISFLNLGQARLELGDARGAVRAFDQAFAAPADRSLDPTRPSWVQGGLPWRTLWYSFGPLEAYMRTGRPADVLRLAGAVLRSVPTHEEAHYWRGRALSALGREAEARVAFRESLRLRPGFAAARVALTALN, via the coding sequence ATGCGTCTCCCTGTCCTTCTGCTGTCTGCCGGCCTGCTCGTAGGTGCGGCGGCATTTGGCGTAGGACAACTGCAAGCTCCGCGAGCGGCCTCGGCTCATGCCACAGCACCGGCGGCCGCTCCAGTGTCTCCTGTGCCCGAAACGGCACCGGCCAAAGAGCATGCTGAGCCGGAAACGCCAGCCCCTGCAACGCCAGAACCCACAGCTTCACCGGTCGAAGCGTCGCCAGTTGTCACTCCGGTGCCTGCTCCGGCTGCGCTGCCAGCGCGGGCCAGCATTCCTGGTATCCGCCACGAGTACCAGCGGCTGAACAACTGCGGCCCGGTGACCATCGGCATGGCCCTGAGCCGCTGGGGCAGCGCGGTGAACCAGTACGACATCGCGCCGCGTCTTAAACCCTCCAGTGGCGACGTCAACGTCTCCCCCGAAGAGCTGGCGGACTACGCCCGTTCCCAGGGAATGGACGTCCACCTTGCCCGTGGCGGCGACCGCACGCTGCTGCGGCGGCTGCTGGCGGCCGGCTTCCCGGTGATCGTGGAGACCTGGTTTGTGACCCCGGATTCGGGAGGTATGGGGCACTACCGCCTGCTGACCGGCTACGACGACGCGGCCATGCGATTCAGTGCCCTGGACTCGTACCTGGGACCTCTCAGGATGGACTACGTGGGGTTTGACCGGCTCTGGAGGTCATTCGGGCGTACCTATCTGGTGGTCAGTGCTCCGGAGAAGACGGCGCAGGTGCGCGAACTGCTGGGCTTCCGGGCTGACCCGCTGGCGGCCAAACAGGAAAACCTGCGGGTGGCGCAGGCCGAGGCCAACCGTCTGGGCGACGCCATATCGTTCCTGAACCTGGGACAGGCGCGGCTGGAGCTGGGGGACGCGCGGGGTGCAGTGCGCGCCTTCGATCAGGCGTTTGCGGCACCTGCGGACCGCAGCCTGGACCCGACCCGGCCCAGCTGGGTTCAGGGCGGGCTGCCCTGGCGCACGCTGTGGTATTCATTTGGGCCGCTGGAAGCCTACATGCGCACCGGACGCCCGGCAGATGTCCTGAGGCTTGCTGGAGCAGTGCTGCGCAGCGTGCCAACACACGAGGAGGCCCATTACTGGCGTGGCCGGGCCCTGAGTGCACTGGGCCGCGAAGCCGAGGCGCGCGTGGCCTTCCGCGAGTCTCTCCGGTTACGCCCAGGCTTCGCGGCTGCTCGCGTGGCCTTGACAGCCCTGAACTAA